The sequence below is a genomic window from Sediminispirochaeta bajacaliforniensis DSM 16054.
TTCTGCACTGGAAAACCGAACAGCAAAGCTTCAGCTCGCTGTGTAACGATTTCGGGATAAGTCGGCCGACTGGGTATAAGTGGGTTGAAAGGTACAAATCTGGCGGGATGAAAAACCTCCAAGAT
It includes:
- a CDS encoding helix-turn-helix domain-containing protein gives rise to the protein MTVVDHRKEFILHWKTEQQSFSSLCNDFGISRPTGYKWVERYKSGGMKNLQD